From the genome of Prevotella herbatica, one region includes:
- a CDS encoding helix-turn-helix domain-containing protein → MKSLYLATTFAAAIACLLTSLLIFARRKSGERSRIILACIVLFSVANYITRFYALSNGEVPELVISAPMLLLAIFMVISYIMYPIEVISPGYLNTWRIIKLYSPLLFLVLIYNVLKIFGVAFPPFHSLLEMLPHFTRIDVWFRIFLVVLVFTPVVLIFMVPYTRRYNNTDRVWMMKYTICFIVNTIAYIIILISDHLIIKTLYYYVSVGCSIYIAYMELFERLIKQQESNSAETTNEYSKEPEYIEEAEEKANSLCERVVIHMRRTSDYRNPDISLNSMAASLYTNRTTLSKALRELGYTNFNAYINSLRIEDFINRVKNERIYNYQDIFYNVGFRSRSTAIRNFKQYTGKTPSEYFNK, encoded by the coding sequence ATGAAAAGTCTATATTTAGCCACCACATTTGCCGCAGCCATAGCATGCTTGCTTACATCGTTGCTCATATTCGCCCGTAGAAAAAGTGGCGAAAGATCTAGAATTATTCTTGCCTGTATAGTACTTTTCTCTGTGGCCAATTACATTACAAGGTTTTATGCCTTAAGCAATGGAGAAGTACCCGAATTGGTCATTTCTGCACCAATGCTACTGCTTGCGATATTCATGGTGATATCTTACATCATGTATCCTATCGAAGTGATATCACCAGGATATCTAAATACCTGGCGAATAATAAAACTATATAGTCCATTACTTTTTTTAGTGCTAATTTATAATGTATTAAAGATCTTTGGAGTTGCATTTCCACCATTTCATTCTTTATTAGAAATGCTACCCCATTTTACAAGGATTGATGTTTGGTTTAGAATTTTTCTTGTTGTATTGGTATTCACTCCTGTCGTGTTAATATTCATGGTACCATATACTAGACGTTACAATAATACAGATAGAGTATGGATGATGAAGTATACCATTTGTTTCATCGTAAATACTATTGCGTATATTATTATTCTTATATCAGACCACCTTATTATAAAAACTCTCTATTATTATGTTAGTGTAGGATGCAGTATATATATAGCATACATGGAATTATTTGAGAGACTGATAAAGCAACAAGAATCAAATTCAGCAGAAACTACTAACGAATATAGCAAAGAGCCTGAATACATTGAAGAAGCAGAAGAGAAAGCAAATTCGCTATGTGAAAGAGTGGTTATACACATGAGACGCACATCAGACTACAGAAATCCAGATATATCACTCAACTCTATGGCAGCATCTCTATACACCAATAGAACTACACTCTCAAAAGCTTTGAGAGAACTAGGATATACTAATTTCAACGCATATATAAATTCTTTACGTATTGAAGACTTTATTAATCGAGTGAAAAATGAGCGGATATATAACTATCAGGATATATTCTACAATGTAGGCTTCCGTTCTAGATCAACTGCTATCCGTAACTTTAAGCAATATACTGGTAAAACGCCATCAGAATATTTCAACAAATAG
- a CDS encoding VCBS domain-containing protein: protein MRRFLLISVMAMLTIVSYGRKHVAENAVVVADTIYYAENMMNVATSGQASYYRLLMKQGQGLNKKNVFQDFYMNGTLRAEGAYSFIDLGNDTNTVLDGEITTYYKNGKEKWHGKYVNGKREGYFTMQMRQGGVAVVQFVNGKSAHDYFTITNADGTMEKRPISDLQSFM, encoded by the coding sequence ATGAGACGATTCCTTTTGATATCAGTAATGGCAATGTTGACCATCGTAAGTTATGGTCGCAAACATGTAGCCGAAAATGCAGTTGTTGTAGCTGACACTATTTATTATGCAGAAAACATGATGAATGTTGCTACAAGTGGACAAGCAAGCTATTATAGATTGCTAATGAAACAAGGTCAAGGACTTAATAAGAAAAATGTCTTCCAAGACTTCTATATGAATGGAACTTTGAGGGCAGAAGGTGCTTACAGTTTTATTGATCTTGGTAATGATACAAATACAGTACTCGACGGTGAGATTACTACTTATTATAAAAATGGTAAGGAAAAATGGCACGGAAAGTATGTAAACGGAAAGCGTGAAGGATATTTCACAATGCAGATGCGTCAGGGTGGTGTTGCAGTAGTTCAGTTCGTGAACGGTAAATCAGCTCATGATTACTTCACAATAACAAATGCTGATGGCACTATGGAGAAACGTCCTATCTCTGATTTGCAGTCTTTTATGTAA